The following proteins are co-located in the Paenibacillus sp. JNUCC32 genome:
- a CDS encoding response regulator transcription factor, protein MMYRVMLIDDDVPMLKVLQQMIDWEANNLQIAGSTYSSAKALLMFEEVRPDIVITDIGLPQKNGMELAEHFIRMKPEVRIIFLTCHEDFHYAQQAVKLQADDYLIKDQLTAEQLEESLGKSMHLLKTRAGLIHREAASYNSQLFRQDLLQRVINGSPSESTLAYAGQIGISWTYPWFMLGLVSIRLSSFDQRFRKTELPLILYAVYNIAMELSESFEGITPFMEQGNLVILHNFRVNLAQNASLHLHNYLQQLRYQCVHFLKIQPNVIAVTDKMELSSIGSIYQEIVHGRCEFYENTDYTITEVSQIRSRWFQSAPQGFLDGYASELERNLIKQDLDGIRCTLQKIAGTAKELSIDPGDFARDLSSMLRGIELMMSSLKFDEDLFAYLAAVRTLDDMMELVERKLTQMTGTRQSGAGNHAHEPKLQVIQQYIDQHLDDNITSIDMARYLFLNPSYFSRYFKRMTGLTFTDYVHQYKMKMATKMLRMSGQNLETLAMGLGYSDRTYFSKVFKKYVGTTPSEYKAKYTARK, encoded by the coding sequence ATGATGTATAGAGTAATGCTTATCGACGATGACGTTCCCATGCTCAAGGTATTGCAGCAGATGATTGACTGGGAAGCAAACAATCTGCAGATTGCCGGCAGTACGTATTCCAGCGCGAAAGCGCTGCTTATGTTTGAGGAAGTGAGGCCGGACATCGTCATTACGGATATCGGGCTGCCGCAAAAAAACGGCATGGAGCTGGCAGAACATTTTATTCGCATGAAGCCGGAGGTTCGGATTATCTTCCTGACCTGCCATGAAGATTTTCATTATGCCCAGCAAGCCGTAAAACTGCAAGCAGACGACTATTTGATCAAAGATCAGCTGACGGCCGAGCAGCTGGAAGAGAGCCTTGGCAAATCCATGCACTTATTAAAAACGCGGGCCGGTCTGATTCATCGCGAGGCGGCGAGTTACAACAGCCAGCTCTTTCGGCAGGATTTGCTGCAAAGGGTAATCAACGGCTCGCCTTCCGAGTCCACTTTGGCTTATGCGGGACAGATCGGCATCTCCTGGACGTATCCGTGGTTTATGCTGGGACTGGTCAGCATTCGGCTCTCCAGCTTTGACCAGCGTTTCAGAAAAACGGAGCTGCCGCTGATTTTATACGCAGTCTATAATATCGCGATGGAATTGTCGGAATCGTTTGAAGGCATTACGCCGTTCATGGAACAGGGGAACCTTGTGATTCTGCATAACTTCAGGGTGAATCTCGCACAGAATGCCAGTTTGCATCTGCACAATTATTTGCAGCAGCTGCGATATCAATGCGTCCACTTTCTCAAAATTCAACCGAACGTTATCGCGGTCACGGACAAAATGGAATTAAGCTCGATCGGCTCCATCTATCAGGAAATTGTGCACGGCAGGTGCGAATTTTACGAAAATACCGATTATACGATAACCGAGGTTTCTCAAATCCGATCAAGGTGGTTCCAATCCGCGCCACAAGGGTTTCTTGACGGCTACGCATCCGAGCTGGAACGAAATCTCATCAAGCAGGATCTAGACGGTATACGTTGCACGCTTCAGAAGATCGCCGGTACAGCAAAAGAACTGTCTATTGATCCAGGAGACTTTGCCAGGGATTTGTCTTCCATGCTTCGCGGCATCGAATTGATGATGTCCAGTCTCAAATTCGATGAGGATCTATTCGCCTATCTTGCTGCAGTCCGCACCTTGGATGATATGATGGAACTGGTGGAGAGAAAGCTGACCCAAATGACGGGAACCCGGCAATCGGGGGCGGGAAACCACGCTCATGAGCCGAAGCTGCAGGTGATCCAGCAGTATATCGATCAGCATCTTGACGATAACATCACGTCGATCGACATGGCACGCTATCTGTTTTTGAATCCAAGCTATTTTTCGCGATATTTCAAACGAATGACGGGGCTGACCTTCACGGATTACGTGCATCAGTACAAAATGAAGATGGCCACCAAAATGCTCAGAATGTCCGGACAAAATCTGGAGACGTTGGCCATGGGTTTAGGTTATTCGGACAGGACGTATTTTTCAAAAGTGTTTAAAAAATACGTGGGAACCACGCCGAGCGAATACAAAGCGAAGTACACCGCGCGTAAATAA
- a CDS encoding cache domain-containing sensor histidine kinase, translating to MFKFTFYKRIQLSFLLLIFIPLIAVSIISFVLIRNTMVEKLQLSNENVLNVMTDELSKTIDDVTFASHFIVNDTNVRNILKSFADTKRLATYQDYVHFRQIQDVFSLINSKPLNNNVRMYLVNRQHFVISSGTEDLTAINGSLDKLMERVDLSKPETLQWLGMAGGDSAGNGKSYYIARVIYDSREKRQVSVLLSAISDTYFNKLLGTIDFGKVALFDANGEYIAGHTGLIPLHTETKGSVRTDRTILKSNWKLAYEASEKEWSGQISRTFYTGLAGVLLLFLVFSGMSILMAKRLHSPIHKLQRVVRQFGMGNLDVRLEVKGKDDIAELGQTLNTMLDQLQRLIHDIEQEQEQKRVMELEALFMQIRPHFLINTLNSIKCSLILTKDTLHSGIIDSLMSLLRAYLKVNEPATLREECKLLGHYVDIMKIRNEIPLRLEVDLEPETEGLILPKLILQPIVENAIVHGLVDHQTPRIEIHSRSSLDGIRIEITNNGTGAEEELLQCLNRRLGKPSEEQDGAYERVGLMNVVQRLRLTFGPEASLTLANLPHGGMSVTLYLPLSHHHGFLPEGEEE from the coding sequence ATGTTCAAATTCACCTTCTACAAACGCATTCAGCTGTCTTTCCTTTTGCTGATCTTTATTCCGCTGATCGCGGTTTCTATCATTTCATTTGTTCTGATCCGAAATACGATGGTAGAGAAGCTGCAGCTCAGCAACGAGAATGTCCTGAACGTCATGACCGACGAGCTGAGCAAGACGATTGACGATGTCACGTTTGCCTCCCATTTTATCGTGAACGATACGAACGTTCGCAATATCCTGAAGTCATTTGCAGACACCAAACGGCTGGCTACTTATCAGGATTACGTGCATTTCAGACAGATACAGGACGTGTTCTCCCTGATAAATTCGAAGCCGCTGAATAATAACGTCCGCATGTACCTGGTCAACCGTCAGCACTTCGTCATCTCTTCCGGCACGGAGGATTTGACCGCAATCAACGGAAGCCTCGACAAGCTGATGGAGCGCGTCGATCTCAGTAAACCTGAAACCCTGCAATGGCTTGGGATGGCCGGCGGCGACTCGGCAGGAAACGGAAAAAGCTATTATATAGCCAGGGTGATCTATGACAGCCGCGAGAAGAGGCAAGTGTCCGTATTGCTCAGCGCCATTTCCGATACGTACTTCAACAAGCTGCTGGGTACGATCGACTTTGGCAAGGTGGCGCTCTTTGACGCTAACGGGGAATACATCGCAGGTCATACCGGGCTGATTCCGCTTCATACGGAAACCAAGGGCAGCGTCCGAACGGATAGAACCATATTGAAATCGAACTGGAAGCTGGCTTACGAGGCCTCGGAGAAAGAGTGGTCGGGGCAGATCTCCCGGACTTTTTATACCGGTCTTGCCGGTGTTCTTCTGCTGTTTCTGGTGTTCTCCGGGATGTCCATCCTGATGGCCAAGAGGCTCCACAGTCCGATTCACAAGCTGCAGCGCGTGGTACGCCAGTTCGGGATGGGAAACCTGGATGTCAGACTGGAGGTCAAGGGCAAAGATGATATCGCCGAATTGGGGCAGACGCTGAATACGATGCTCGATCAATTGCAGCGGTTGATTCACGATATCGAACAGGAGCAGGAACAGAAGCGGGTGATGGAGCTCGAAGCCTTGTTTATGCAAATCCGCCCCCATTTTTTGATCAACACGCTGAATTCGATCAAATGCAGCCTGATCTTGACGAAGGATACGCTTCACAGCGGCATTATCGATTCCCTGATGAGTTTGCTCCGGGCTTATCTCAAGGTTAATGAGCCGGCCACTTTACGCGAGGAATGCAAGCTGCTGGGCCATTATGTCGACATTATGAAAATCCGCAACGAAATCCCGCTTCGTTTAGAGGTCGACCTGGAACCGGAAACCGAGGGACTTATTTTGCCGAAACTCATTTTGCAGCCTATCGTTGAGAATGCCATCGTACACGGACTTGTCGACCATCAGACTCCACGCATTGAGATCCATTCCCGAAGCAGCCTGGACGGAATCAGGATTGAGATTACAAACAACGGTACAGGGGCCGAGGAAGAACTGCTCCAATGCCTTAACCGCAGGCTGGGGAAACCAAGCGAAGAGCAGGACGGAGCCTACGAGAGAGTCGGTCTGATGAACGTGGTCCAAAGACTCCGATTGACCTTCGGACCGGAAGCGAGTTTGACGCTCGCCAACCTTCCGCATGGCGGAATGTCAGTTACGTTGTACTTGCCCTTAAGTCATCATCATGGGTTTTTGCCGGAGGGAGAGGAAGAATGA